Proteins from one Desulfonema limicola genomic window:
- a CDS encoding type I restriction-modification system subunit M → MTSFTDKANLIWDIADLLRGDYKQSDYGKIILPMTVLRRLDCVLQPTKSKVLEYLPKVEKLSDSAKDLTLNKRAGFNFHNRSLFDFAKLTADPNNIAANLRNFINGFSAGAREIIEYFDFDKQIERMDDPKADILFQVVKRFAAIDLSGMDSMEMGYVFEDLIRRFAEQSNETAGEHFTPREVIKLMVNVLFNADNKSLTKAGIVKTLYDPACGTGGMLSVGEIHLKEFNPRSRLEVFGQEINPESYAICKSDMLIKGQNPANIKFGNTFTVDGLAGEKFDYMLSNPPFGVDWKKASKIIKDENKKLGYAGRFGAGLPRINDGSLLFLQHMISKMKPDSSRIGIVFNGSPLFTGQAGGGESDIRLWIVQNDWLEAIIALPDQLFYNTGISTYIWILNNNKARERKGKIQLINAAGTKDEQLVAAGKLGFNRFWEKMIRSLGNKRKKIIENGEDRGIGFITKLYGDFSENEFVKIFPNEFFCYHRVVVEQPLIMDNGELIMDNKGRVKPDPKLRDYENIPFLKKDKNGKLVPQAIDEYFNREVKPHLPDSWIDETKTKTGCEINFTKYFYEFKPLRSLAEIRADILKLEQNTLLMENGEWRMGNF, encoded by the coding sequence ATGACCAGTTTTACAGATAAAGCCAATTTGATCTGGGATATTGCAGATTTGCTGCGAGGGGATTACAAGCAGTCGGATTACGGCAAGATTATTTTACCCATGACAGTGTTACGCCGCTTGGACTGCGTGCTTCAGCCCACCAAGTCAAAGGTGCTGGAATATCTTCCCAAAGTTGAAAAGCTGTCTGACAGTGCAAAGGATTTAACCTTGAACAAAAGAGCCGGGTTTAATTTTCATAACCGGAGCCTGTTTGATTTTGCAAAACTCACTGCTGATCCAAATAATATTGCTGCCAATCTGCGCAATTTTATAAACGGGTTTTCAGCAGGGGCAAGGGAAATTATTGAATATTTTGATTTTGACAAGCAGATTGAAAGAATGGATGATCCAAAAGCCGACATCCTGTTCCAGGTGGTTAAAAGGTTTGCAGCAATTGATCTTTCAGGCATGGATTCTATGGAAATGGGTTATGTGTTTGAAGACCTTATCCGAAGATTTGCAGAGCAGTCCAATGAAACAGCAGGGGAGCATTTCACGCCCAGGGAGGTTATCAAGCTTATGGTTAATGTGCTGTTTAATGCTGATAACAAATCCCTTACAAAAGCCGGTATTGTGAAAACCCTTTATGATCCTGCCTGCGGCACAGGCGGTATGCTGTCTGTGGGTGAAATTCACCTGAAAGAGTTTAATCCCAGGTCAAGGCTTGAGGTTTTCGGCCAGGAGATTAACCCTGAATCCTATGCCATATGTAAGTCAGATATGCTGATCAAAGGCCAGAATCCTGCAAATATCAAGTTTGGCAATACCTTTACAGTTGACGGTCTGGCAGGTGAAAAATTTGATTATATGCTGTCAAATCCGCCTTTTGGCGTTGACTGGAAAAAAGCATCTAAAATTATTAAAGATGAAAATAAAAAACTCGGTTATGCAGGACGTTTTGGAGCAGGTCTGCCCAGGATTAATGACGGTTCCCTCCTGTTTTTACAGCATATGATTTCAAAAATGAAGCCTGACAGCTCCCGTATTGGTATTGTTTTTAACGGTTCACCTCTTTTTACAGGCCAGGCAGGGGGCGGGGAGAGCGACATCCGTTTGTGGATTGTTCAGAATGACTGGCTTGAAGCCATTATCGCCCTGCCTGACCAGCTTTTTTATAATACCGGGATTTCAACCTATATCTGGATACTCAACAATAATAAAGCCAGGGAGCGCAAAGGGAAAATCCAGCTTATTAATGCAGCCGGGACAAAAGACGAACAGCTTGTGGCAGCAGGCAAACTCGGTTTTAACCGTTTCTGGGAAAAAATGATCCGTTCCCTGGGCAATAAACGGAAAAAGATTATTGAAAACGGGGAAGACAGGGGAATTGGTTTTATTACAAAACTTTATGGTGATTTTTCTGAAAATGAATTTGTAAAGATATTTCCCAATGAATTTTTCTGCTATCACCGGGTTGTTGTGGAGCAGCCTTTGATAATGGATAATGGAGAATTGATAATGGATAATAAGGGCAGGGTGAAGCCTGATCCAAAGCTGCGGGATTATGAGAATATACCATTTTTGAAAAAAGATAAGAATGGAAAGCTTGTTCCCCAGGCTATTGATGAATATTTTAACAGGGAAGTAAAACCCCATCTGCCTGATTCCTGGATTGATGAAACCAAGACCAAAACCGGGTGTGAAATCAATTTTACCAAATATTTTTATGAATTTAAACCCCTGAGATCATTGGCAGAGATCAGGGCAGACATCCTGAAACTGGAGCAAAACACACTTTTAATGGAGAATGGAGAATGGAGAATGGGTAATTTTTAA
- a CDS encoding double-cubane-cluster-containing anaerobic reductase, giving the protein MKQDLFKKLQQITDQNIADIEDHKKSGNHAIGFYCLYAPTELAAAADAIPLPLCGTRQDPIEVAEQTLPRNLCPLIKSSFGFAAAGTCPFFSFSDMIVADTTCDGKKKMFEIMSDIKPVHVLQLPQQQNFDLFLDSWKNEIENLKTVIENMTGKKITNEKISGAIRLLNLERKAKKRLMDVTKAKPSPLTGMELLTILFKTGFFADKQKGIDLMNEIADVCNALADKGESPFHTNTPRILLTGVPTGVGSDKVVKILEESGANVVAFENCSGYKQAFQVDETKDPVLALAEQYLAIPCSVMSPNQGRFDLLEEMIREFSVDGVVDLTWQACHTYNVEAYKIQDFVNERFNLPYLHIETDYSESDTEQLRVRIEAFLEMI; this is encoded by the coding sequence ATGAAACAGGATTTATTTAAAAAGCTTCAGCAGATAACAGACCAGAACATTGCTGACATAGAAGATCATAAAAAAAGCGGGAATCATGCCATAGGTTTTTACTGCCTGTACGCCCCGACCGAGCTTGCAGCCGCCGCAGATGCCATTCCCCTTCCCCTGTGCGGAACACGTCAGGATCCTATTGAGGTGGCAGAGCAGACCCTTCCAAGAAATCTATGCCCCTTAATCAAGAGCAGTTTTGGTTTTGCTGCTGCCGGTACATGCCCTTTTTTCAGTTTTTCAGATATGATTGTTGCAGATACTACATGTGACGGTAAAAAGAAAATGTTTGAAATCATGTCTGATATTAAACCGGTACATGTGCTGCAGCTTCCCCAGCAGCAGAATTTTGACCTGTTTCTTGATTCCTGGAAAAATGAGATAGAAAATTTAAAAACTGTTATTGAAAACATGACAGGAAAAAAGATTACAAATGAGAAAATCAGCGGGGCAATCAGGCTTTTAAACCTTGAGAGGAAAGCAAAAAAAAGACTGATGGACGTTACCAAAGCAAAACCGTCTCCTTTAACTGGCATGGAGCTTCTTACAATATTATTTAAAACCGGTTTTTTTGCTGATAAACAAAAAGGCATTGACCTGATGAATGAGATTGCTGATGTCTGCAATGCCCTGGCTGATAAGGGAGAAAGTCCTTTTCATACTAATACTCCCAGGATTCTTCTGACCGGGGTTCCGACAGGAGTTGGCTCTGACAAGGTGGTTAAAATTCTTGAGGAATCTGGAGCCAATGTTGTTGCGTTTGAAAACTGCAGCGGGTATAAACAGGCATTCCAGGTTGATGAAACCAAAGACCCGGTTTTAGCACTTGCAGAACAATACCTGGCAATTCCATGCTCTGTTATGAGTCCAAACCAGGGCAGATTTGATCTTCTTGAGGAAATGATCCGGGAATTTTCTGTTGACGGTGTTGTTGATCTTACCTGGCAGGCGTGCCATACATATAATGTAGAGGCATATAAAATCCAGGATTTTGTAAATGAGCGTTTCAATCTGCCCTACCTGCACATTGAAACAGATTATTCTGAATCAGATACAGAGCAGCTCAGGGTCAGAATAGAGGCATTTCTTGAAATGATTTGA
- a CDS encoding acyl-CoA dehydratase activase has translation MLSAGIDIGSRSIECAVLENGKIRETRKADTGFDPAGQAKQLIKGLEFDVILATGYGRNLFEIEHDAPTITEIKAHARGAFYFFPGILTVLDIGGQDSKVMKLSESGKVIKFEMNDRCAAGTGKFLEIMAKTLGFTIENFGNAAGAAKKDLKISSMCTVFAESEVTSLVAKGENTKEIARGLHTAVVKRAVSMLNRVSPEGPVVFTGGVANNPFIIDLLSQISKREIFVPDKPEMNGAVGAALLAMEN, from the coding sequence ATGCTCAGTGCAGGCATTGATATTGGTTCCAGGTCTATTGAATGCGCAGTCCTGGAAAACGGCAAAATCAGGGAAACAAGAAAGGCTGATACTGGATTTGATCCAGCGGGTCAGGCAAAGCAGTTAATTAAAGGTCTGGAGTTTGATGTTATCCTGGCTACTGGATACGGCAGAAATCTGTTTGAAATTGAACATGATGCTCCAACCATAACCGAGATCAAGGCTCATGCAAGGGGAGCTTTTTATTTTTTCCCAGGCATTTTAACAGTTCTTGATATTGGGGGGCAGGACAGCAAGGTCATGAAACTCAGTGAATCAGGGAAGGTTATCAAATTTGAAATGAATGACAGGTGTGCTGCCGGAACTGGAAAATTCCTTGAAATTATGGCAAAAACTCTTGGATTTACCATTGAAAACTTTGGAAATGCAGCAGGCGCTGCAAAAAAAGACCTTAAAATCAGCAGTATGTGTACTGTATTTGCGGAATCAGAGGTAACATCCCTGGTTGCAAAAGGTGAAAATACAAAAGAGATTGCGCGGGGGCTGCATACTGCCGTGGTAAAAAGGGCGGTATCCATGCTGAACCGGGTTTCCCCGGAAGGGCCTGTTGTTTTTACCGGCGGGGTTGCCAATAACCCCTTTATTATTGATCTGCTTTCACAGATCAGCAAAAGAGAAATATTTGTACCGGATAAACCTGAAATGAATGGTGCTGTTGGTGCGGCACTTCTTGCAATGGAAAATTAA